The DNA region AGCTTTGCTTCCCTTTGGCAATTTTAAAACACTGACCGAGTTCCAACTTCACAGGCTCAAACCCTATTTCGCCAGTTTACATGTCAGCGCAAAAAACAGCGCAAAATTTGAGTTTGACGCCTCGTTTATTGAAGACATTGGCAGTTATAGTGAGCACTCTCCGCTCATTGCGTTGCTGTCTATTTTGGAGCACTTTAAAACACCGGTATGCATTCTGAGTGTTGATACCCCTTTTGTGACACCCGAAGTCTTTGAAAAACTTTATGAGCAACTAGATCATCATGATGCCGTTATTGCCACTTCGCCGTGTTCATCACACCAACTCTGTGCTATTTATGCGCCTTCCATTATCGAAAAAATTCGCGAACTACTCTCGCATAATGAGCACAAAATACGCCTTGTATTGCAGCAAAGCAATACCCATTATGTCACTTTCGAAGACGATACTTTGTTCTTAAATCTTAACTATCCCGAAGAATACAACAAAGCACAGGAGCTTTTATGATTGATGCCCTCACCAAAGTCTCTTCCCATAGCGCCTTTGAAGAAAAATTGCTTACATGTAAAAGCCCCAAACTTTTTTTGGTCGATATTAAGCAGTTTAAAAATATCAATCTTGCCTTTGGCGACGAAGGTGGAAATTTTGTCTTGTGTGCCTTTTCTTTAACACTCCAAAGCTTTGCAAAAGAACATGAAATGGAGCTTTTTCGTATTCAAGATGATAAGTTTATACTGCTACTAGATACGCCCTTTGAACTCTCAAAAATGGAGTGCATTACGCTATCTCTTCGAGATACAATACAACGCCTAAGCTATGCTTACCAAAATCAAAATATTGATCTTGAGGTACATATGGGAATTAGTTTTGACCACTATGAGCCTTTGGAAAAAGCACGCAAAGCGCTTCTGGTTGCGAAGGCTGAAAATCAACCGTTTGTGACCTATTCTGAATTTGCCAATATGCTTATGAATGAAAACGAAGAAGCAATCGAATCCATGATAAAAGGTGCGATTGAGAGTGGACAAATAGTTCTTCATTTTCAAGCCATCGTTGATCAAAATGAGCAACCCTCTTATTATGAAGCGCTTCTTCGCCTAGCCTATCATCAAACTGTACAATCGCCAAAACTCTTTTTAAAAATTGCGAAAGAGCGCAACCTCTATGATGCTCTCTTTAAAAGCATTGCCAACAAAGTAGCACAGCTTTGCGATCAAACGCATTTGCGTCTTGCCCTAAACCTTTCTTCTGAAGACATTGTAAATCCTGAATATTTGAGCTTCTTAAAAACATGTTTTTCAGGTAAAAATAGTGTCTTAGAAATTCAATACGATCAAAAAACCTCTCTTGATGTTTTAAAAAATGCGATACGTGAACTCAAAGAGGTGGGGTTAAGCATTGCTTTGGACAATGTGGATAACGAAGAACTCATTAGTACATTTGAAACGGGAATGATTGATGTCGTCAAGGTATATGGAGAACTTATCCGAAATCTCTCGCTTGATGCTTCTGCTCAGTTTACATGTAAAACGATGGTCGCATGCTGTAAAAGCAAAAACATCCAAATTGTCGCGACGCAGCTTAACGCTAAAGCCGTTTTAGAGGCTGCTCGAGAGCTTGATTTTGACCTCTTTCAAGGGTATATCTTCGAGCAACCTCACACACTAACGTAAATACTTATTTCTCTTGTGCATCAATTAAAGCGTCATCGATTTTAGCAAATTCGATGACTTGTAAACCTTTATGGTCTTTCATAAAGGTTTGGGCACTCTTGAACGTTTTAAAAGGAATAAACTCTTTACCCATAGGACCCATAACATCGCTTCCTACTACATAAAATGCTTTCTGTCCATCCATGGCTTCCCCCGTATAGTAATCACTCACTAATATCTTAAGCTCAGCATCTTTATGTTTCGTATAATTTCCCCATTTTGCAGGATCTTTATAGAATTTCAACATATCTTTTACGCCATCAAACGCATGGCTGATTTGTTTACCATTTTCAACATAATTCATTCGCGCTGCCCATTTAGGGTATTTATAAGCAAACATGCCACATACGGGGCATTTTTCATCTTTTTCCACATGGATGGTTGTTGTATGATCATGCGCTTCAAGGCGTACAACTTCCCATAAATACAGTGAAACAGCCTGTAACTCTTGTTCATTCACCGCTCCACAAAGCTGTGTTTTTTTCAAGCCAACTTTGAGTTCCGCAATGGTATTAAAATCATGCAAATGGATTTGATCTTTTTGGCATTTTGCATTGTAAATCTTCTCACCCATTGGATATGCACCTTTTTGCTTTTTCTTAACAAATTCGTCCACATCATCGTTTAAAGAAGCTTTTGCTTTGGCAAACGCCGCATCAAAATTCATCACTTCGCCACCATTTTCAGTTGCAAATGCCTTTGCATCGGCCTCATGGGCAAAAGCAAGCTTACTGACCATACTCATTGTTCCAGGAACTTTGGAGCCTACAACATAAAAAGCACTTTTGACATCGATCAGCTTTTCACTTTTGACATCGGTAACAACAATTTGCTTGACTTGAGGCTCAATGGACTTCCAATCTGCAGCTAAACAGCGCATGGAACAGTATTGTTTTGCCGTACCATCTTTTAAGATAACGCTATGGGATGTTTTGTAGAACATTTTCAAGCTCATGCCACAAACGGGACAATACGCTTTTTCATCCCCTTTTTGTAATAACTCAGGCTCACCTATTGCCATCTTGTTGAACTCTTCTGCATGCAATCCCAATGCTATAATGACTGCGAAAAACAGTGCCCATATGCTCTTTTGCATACCTTTCTCCTTTTAAATAATATTGTTGAGTTTATTCCCAAAGTATTAAATTAGTGTTAAATGTCACACTCAATACCATCATCTTTTTGACATACGAATGCGCTATAATTATTCTAAAATTAAGGAGAAAAGATGGTTAAACATATTGTATTTTTCAAGCTACCCGATAATTCTGAAGCCAATAAACAAGCGGTAAAAGACCGCATCATGAGTATGCAAGGCAAGCTTGCTTTTGTCAAACATCTTGAAGTAGGTATCAATTTCTCACCCGAAGAGCGTGCGTTTGATATTGCCCTGATTAGCGATTTTGAAACGAAAGAAGACTTACAAACCTATGCAACACATCCTATTCATTTGGAAGTCATTCATTTCATCAAATCACTCAATGCTGTCTCTAAAGTGGTCGATTACGAGTACTAATTTTTTGCCACATTCCCTCAAAAAAAGAGAATGACGAGACAATGGAGCCAAGGACGATCAAAACACAGGCAATCCAAATTGCACTGTTTGGAGCTGATCGTCCAAAGAGAACAAGCATCAACGTTGAAAGTAGCGGCGTTGCGTACGAGAGAGAGCCTATCAGCTTGATATCTCCTTGTTTCATCCCATAATCCCATACGAAAAAAGCAATACCAACCGGTCCAAGTCCCAATCCAATTGCCGCTAACAACTCTTGTGTATTGGGAATATAGGTCCTCTCAAACACGAGATGCGCCACAAGTGAGAGCAGTGCACTTGCGCCACAAAAACCGCCAACGGAAAGTGTAGGAATAGCGCCAAAATAGCGGGAGAGGACAGAGTAACTGCTCCAAATAAATGCACAAAAAAGTGCATACATGTAACCTTGTGCATGTTGAGAGGAAAAAGCAATCTCTTTATCAAAACCTAAGAGCATAAAGGCTCCAAAGAAACCTAAAAATGCTCCCATAAAGTGAAACCATCTCAATTTTTCACTGGGCAAGAAACTACTAAGAAGTACAATGAGTAAAGGCCAAAGATAATTAATCAGGTTAGCTTCCAAAGCGGGAGCGCTTTTGAGGGCTAAAAAATAGAAGAAGTGATAGCCAAAGAGACCGTAAATACCTAGTAACCAAACTTTCCATGGCAATTTAAGATGAACAATAATCCCTTTCCCCTCCTTAATCCATAAAAGAAGCCCCAGTGTAAAAGCAATACTAAATGCAATACACGTCAATTCAAAAGGAGGAATAGGGTTGGTAAACACTGTAAAAAGTGCTAATGTTGCCCATAACAATATGGCAATCATCCCTGCAATGTTTCCTTTTTGTACACGATTCATTTTCATATCCATTATTATTGCGTTATAATTTCATCTTTTGAAAGGTAAAGAGTGAAAAAAATACTTCTCTGTGCTATTGTAGCACAAATTCCTTGGGCACTTTTGGCGAGCGACACCAGTGTTCTGGAGGAAAAGGCAACGCATGGTGATGCACACGCTGCTTATGAATTGGCTAAATACTATGAAGCTCAGCACGAATCTGATCGTTCATTGTTGTGGTATAAACAAGCTGCTATTTTAAGTTTGGAAACAAAAACAACACAAAATAAAGCACTTGAAAGTGGTTTAACAGAACAACTTCAAAAAATTGAGCGTAAAGAAACCGTGTATAGCTCATTTTTAACGCCATACAAAGACGATGAAGAGACCAAAAATTCAGTGCAACAAATGGTAACGCAAAGCTTCGATATTGCTCCGTATAAGATGAATTATCTTTTACCAATTACGTACGATGCTGTTAGCCATGACAATAGGGATCATCAAGAAACAAAGTTCCAAGTGAGTTTCCAAAAGGGATTATCGGATAACCTTTTAGGCCTACATGAAAGTTTTGTTGTTGCGTATACCCAAACATCATGGTGGCAAACAGCCGCAGAATCAGCTCCATTTCGTGAAACAAACTACCAACCTGAGCTCTTCATGATTATGCCTCACTTTGATCAAGACAGCTTTATTAAAGCGTATCAATTTGGTATTTTGCATGAATCCAATGGTCAAGGCGGTGAAAAATCACGCTCTTGGAACCGCTTGTATGCTAAAACATTTTTGCAAGCGGGTGGGCTTGTCATTGCTCCACGTATTTGGTATCGTATTCCAGAGAACAGTGCAACAGATGATAACCCAAATATAGAGGACTATCTAGGTTATGCTGATCTCGAACTGACGTACCCATGGAAAGCACAAACCTTTAAATTACTTATAAGAAACAATCTACGTTCAGAAAACAATAAAGGTGCTGTACAAGGGGATTGGACATTCCCACTTTGGGAAAAAGATTTATTTGGATATGTGCAACTGTATAGTGGTTACGCGGAGAGTCTTATCGACTATGATAAACGAAGTAATCGTATTGGTCTAGGTTTTGCCCTTTCTCGATAACTAAACGTAAAAGAAACTCCACCAAAACGATGTGGGGTTTCTTTACATGTAAGCGTTAGTTAAAATCTCTAGGAGATCTTCTTGGACGCTCTTCTCTAGGTCTAGCTTCATTAACTTTTAAAGTTCTTCCGCCGATCTCTTTTTCATTTGTTGCTTCGATAGCAGCTTTTGCTTCTGAATCATTTGGCATTTAAACAAAACCGAAACCTTTTGATCGTCCAGTCTCTCTATCACTGATGATTCTTGCACTTGATACTTCACCATACGCTGAAAACATCTCTTGAAGTTGTTCTCCCGTCATCTCATACTTTACATTGCCCACGTAAATATTCATTTACCGTACTCCTCATTTTTGGATCATTCACGTTACCTTGTGCCCGTAACTTTCGTTAACCTTAAGATAACACTGAACGACTTTGCAAAATCATTGTAGCATAAAATCAAGATTTCTAAGCAGAGAGGCGATTGTTTTTACGAACAATGAGAAGAAATGACACACTCTTATCACACACTCTCTTAAGAGAAATGGTGTTATAATAGATCAAACTTCTTGCGAATGCGAGAAATTTAAATGCACGTTTTCAAGAGTTTTTACAAAGCTCTATCAAAAATAAAGAGGGGCGGATGAAACTAACCCATTTAGATGAAAAAGATCGACCGAAAATGGTCGATGTTAGCGACAAAGTAGAGAGTTTTAGAGTTGCAGTTGCCAGTGGCACAATTACAATGAGTCAAATCGCATTTGATATGATTATTTCACAGCAAACAAAGAAGGGACCCGTTCTTCAAACGGCTGTTATTGCGGCCATTATGGGAACGAAAAAAACCAGTGATCTTATTCCTATGTGCCACCCATTGATGCTTACTTCTGTAAACTGTGATGTTGAAGAACTTCCAAAACTTCCAGGATTTAAACTAACAGTCACAGCAAAACTCAAAGGGCAAACAGGCGTCGAGATGGAAGCGCTTACAGGAGTCAGTATTGGTCTTCTAACTATTTATGATATGTCTAAAGCCATTGATAAATCAATGGTACTGAATGATATTCGCCTTGAATCCAAAAGTGGAGGGAAAAGTGGAAACTACACCCGAACTTCAGCTTGATTATCCTTGTCATTGGGAATATAAATTGGTTCTAAGTTCTGAACATAATGTCACAACCTTAGTACAGGAGATACTCGAAGATCGTATACATGAAATTCGAAAATCACAAAATAGTACCAAAGGCAATTACGCCAGTTATACCCTACGCATACTTGTCCATAATGCTGACGATCGTAAAATGCTTTTTCAAATGCTCAAAGCACATCAACGTATAAAATTCGTACTATAAAAGAGAGGTTACCATGGAATCCACTTACACTATTTTTTTAGCCACGCTCAAAGAGAATAAAGAGCATGCCGATCTTTATAAACTCATCAGCGAGCTTACTTTTGAACTTTCACGTAAAAAAATCCAACGCCTGAAAGACGAAGTCAATATCAACAATCGTATAGGAGAGCTATTTGAGCTCTATTGTAAAGCACTACACGATGAGGGACTCAAAACATCTCGTGCTATTAGTAGTGTCATCGATGGTCTTTTAAAAGCAACCACTCATGAGAAAGAGGCATTTTTATATAAAAGTATTTATGAAAAAGAGCAGCTAGAAAAAAGCATTTATACACAAAAACAGCAAATTCGCGCAACACTTGCAGATACTTTTAACACCATAGAAGCACATATCGTATCGATACAGCCTGAAACACAACAAAATGCCTTGACAGCAGTACATGACACGAAACTTCGTGGAATTGAAATGCTCGGAATTTTAAAAGAGACAACGGCAGAGGCACTATTAACTACTCTTGAGAAGGGCAGTGATATTGCAGATACGATTCATGAAATCACTAAAAATCTTACATTTCAGACCATTCATGAAGGTGATTTTACAAAACAGCGCATGATCAATATCTCCAGTACAATTATTGGCGCGAGTATTGAAATTGCAGATGAAGACTTAGGACATGCCAAAGATATTTTAGACGGCTCTATCAATGGTGTAAGAGAAGGTATCACGAAAGCGATTGAGAAGTTTAAAAATGATCTTAAATACGCACCAACAGATGCAATGGAAGGACTCCTTGAAACAGATCTTTCAGAACTTCGTAAAGACCTTGTGCGCATTGACGAACAGTTTATCGCTCTCTTAGAGGTTCTTGCTTCTCAGAGTGAAGGTATCTCAGCTAGTCTTGTTAAAGAGATGATCAAAGAGATGACGAGTTCAACTGTCAAAATTAAACGAGCCGCTAATGATGCCAAAGAGGTCATTGGTGAGCGTATAGAACAACTGAAGGCCGAAGCTTCAGTCTTTGAAAAAACCTTTAAAGACAAAGCTGAGAAAAAACTCGAATCACTCAAAAAAGATGTCAATGAATTAGAGAAAAAAGCTTCTGCAAAAGTGGAATCATTTAAACAATTTGAATTTGAAAACGATACAGCCAAACAAGTTGCACAAGAAGCGAAAAAATTAGGATTTCGTGCTTGGGAAGTAGCAAAAAATATGATGGATGGTGCCGTAAAAGGGGCTAAAGAAGCCATGAAAAAAGAGGACAAATAGTCCTTATTTTAGCTTTACATGTAAGGAAAAATCTTTACATGTAAAGATCTATTCTGGTACGTTAGGCGCTGTAAAAACGATATTGAGAATATCATCGTTTGTTTTACCATTAGCTTTTGCAATTTCTGAAACAGATTGCTTACTAGATGCAATAATCTGCTTATCTGCCAATACTTTCACCATCATCGCTTCATCTAAATCCACAAAGGTCGCTACTTTGGAAAGTGGTGCATTCATCATCGTCCCAATAATTTTACTTTTTGGATTAATGCCTTTTTCTTGTGGGTTCAATAACGGTGTAATGATAAATACAGCAATAATGAAGAATCCGAAAAAGATAGAGACTAGCGTAGAGCGTTTTTTAAAGTAAGTGATAAATCCATTCCAATTTTTGAGCAAATGCACACAAGAAATAGCCACAAAGGCAAAACCCAACCAAATATGTAGTGCCTCACTGGAGAGCATACGAATTTTGAAATACATCATGACACCCGTAATGGAAACAACTACAAACATAACCGTTAATAACGCACTTAATATATTTCTAGGGATAACGTTCATCTATAACTCCTTAATTTCGTTTGGAAGTATAGATGATCTATGTTAATCCTTTGTTAATTACTCAATGCCTTGCGAATGCATAAACATCACTTTATCTGCAACCATTTTCACTTTAATATACTGTTTTTCATCACCCCAAGTACAGTCACTCATACCTGCAAGCGAGTCACATTTAGTTGCTTTTCCTAAAATATCGGTTACTTGAGTGTAACTCATGCCCACTTGAATCTTGTCATAATTTTCTTTGCTCAGCTTTGAACACCCTATAAAGACAAGCAACACTAAAGTCATCATGATATATCGCATGCTCACTCCTTGATTCGATCTTGTAATAGACTAGCATATTTTTACTGTTTTTTGACTTTTTGATCTACGATAGATGACAGTGATAGAGTGAGAAAAGATATCTAGAAGTTTATGACGAATAAAAAAAGAGAGGCCATAAGACCTCTCTAGGAAGATTAGATTAATATCTGTATCTTAAAGACAATCGTAAATCTTGAGCTGTTTTAACTGCCCCTGGTGTTGAATCAACATCCATTGGAGTACCTGTCCAACCAAAGAAAGTATCACTACCAGTATAAGCATAATCGATATAAACATAGCTAAGTTGTGCTGTCAAGTTTTTACCGACAACTGGCATAATATAGTAGAGCTCATAGGCATTACCACGTGCTGCAAGTTTAGATCCTGCTAAAGTATCCTCACCATAGGTAAAGCTTCTCCAGTATTTGCTACCATGATTATACTCAAGACCAAGTCTTTGACCTTTCATAATACCTGGAACTTGAACACCTGTATAAATTGAAGAACCAAATTCTTTATCTGAAGAACCAAGCATACCAGCCATAGAAACTAATCCAGAAGAAGATATAGCACCCAATTGATTATTATTTGGATCTGTCTTGCTAAATGCATAAGAGAGGAAGAAAATACTATCATCCAAGAAATCACTAATGCCGTCACCAATACCATTAACTTGTAATGATAAAGTACCTCCAGTCATATCACCAACATCTGCAAAATTAAAATATGGTTTTTGAACATACGTCAATCCGCTACTAGTATAAACTGGTGTCATAGCTATACCCTGAACATTCATATCCATCATATTTTTTGCAACAAGGTAATTACCCATTAACTTATACTGACCATTGTCAAAGAATTGAACAATTAAACCAGCTAAATCCATATTAGGGGTTTGATCATCATTAACATACCCTGGATTAAAGCCCATGCTACTCATATTCATTGAATATGCCCCAGTCGTATTTGAGAATCCTCGACCTAAACATAATTTGGCATAAAGACCTGAGATACCAGTAACTTTATCGAAGTCAAATTTAAAGCTAGCACCATCAAATTCCATATTGATATTATGGCTAATTGGTGAAGCAGGGTTTTCATTATCATTTCTTAGATTTGCCAAGAAACCATCAACAGATGGGCGACGACCAAATGAAGCGCTATAATGTACATCACCCATATCACCAGTATATAAGAAATAAGCTTCTCTTAAACGAATATTTGAATCATTCGGTTTTTGAGAATCATACCAATCAAATGTTTGAAAATAACTAGTACTACTTATATTAGTTTGACCAAATGCTTTATATGCTGCCAAAGATCCCTTGAATACTAAATTGTCAGCTGGCTGTGCGCCCATACCAAGAATAAGTTTATTGGTCCAAACACCGTTGTCTTGTTTATCGGCACCTTGAATTTTGTAATCTACGTAATCATATGCTGTTCTAAAATCAACATTCCATTTAATATTATCACCTGCATCATGTGCTTTGATCTCAGAAACTTGAGCTCGAAGTGCATCTACATTGATTTTTGATTGAGCATCTTTTAGCTCTGCCATTTGCGCTTTAAGCGCCTCTACTTCTTGCTTGAGTGAATCATCAGCAGCAAATGCTGAAGATGATAATGCAGCTCCTATGAGCAATGGAGCAATAAATTTCTTCATTTTTTTTTTACCTTTTTAAGTAATAATTATTTTACACAACTAGCAAGACGGAACGTTGCCGCTATCGCTTGCAAACTCAACACAGAAATCTCTAATATCTGGCATAAATTTCTCAAATTTATCGCCTTTTAGAAATCCATCCAATCCTGGATACTTTTTGCCATACTCAGCAACAAATTTTTCTGCTTTACCATCAAAAAGTGCTTTCCACTCTGCTTGAGTGTGTTGTGTTGCGAATTTCGCACCATTCATTCCTGAACCATCTTTCATATACTTAAGATAGTACTTTTGTCCTTTTGCTGCATCTGCAAATGCAGATGTACTCATTAACCCCAATACCAAGAATGCTGAAACAAGTAAACCGAAGACTTTTTTCATCATTTCTCCTTTCCAAAATTTAAATATGGAGTCATCATAACAAAAGTAAAATAAATTTTAATTTAAAAAGTTAATTATTAGAAGAAATAAGTAAATATTATTTTTATTTTTCTTAAAAAATGAGGTTTAAAGCTGAATAGTAGCACTATTTAAGTAAATATTATTTAACTTTAATAATTGCTTTTCAGATAATTTTATTATTTATCTGAAAAGCGTAAAATATTTTAGAAAGAATTAACAAGACGGAACGTTGCCGCTATCGCTTGCAAACTCAATACAGAAATCTCTAATATCTGGCATAAATTTCTCAAATTTATCGCCTTTTAGAAAGCCATCTAACCCTGGATATTTTTTTGAATACTCAGCAACAAATTTTTCTGCTTTACCATCAAAAAGTGCTTTCCACTCTGCTTGAGTGTGTTGTGTTGCGAATTTCGCACCATTCATTCCTGAACCATCTTTCATATACTTAAGATAGTACTTTTGTCCTTTTGCTGCATCTGCAAATGCAGATGTACTCATTAACCCCAATACCAAGAATGCTGAAACAAGTAAACCGAAGACTTTTTTCATGTTATATCCTTATAATTTAAGTTGAACGCTCATAGTAACGCAAAGAGTCTAAAAGATAATTGAAAAAATAAAACTGTATATATTTAATAATAATTATAATAAAAATAAATGATATTTAAATAATGAGCTTACAAAATTTTATTTAACAAGGGCAGCAGAATACCAAGAGAGATAAAGAGGTGTATAAAGTGAAGAAGAGATCATATGATGATTTATGATCAAATAATGATGAAGCTTTGTATTGAGAATAATCAGAGGAAAGCGCCTTTGAATAAGACGAGATAAAAGGTATGTTGTAAAAGAAAGAATCACGAACTGGCAGCGACCTACGTTTCCATCCCAGTAAGGGAAAGTATTATCGGCGATGAAGAGCTTAGCTTCCTGGTTCGAAATGGGACAGGGCGTTTCCTCTTCTCTATAGCCACCAGAATCGTGAATTAAATCTATGTCGTATTATAACGAAATAGGCTTAATTCACCATTCTTCAGGTGATTTTAGTATTGTCTAGTCAACAAAGCGCTTTACACTTAATAAGGAAGTGAAATAGCATTATCATACGTAATAATATGTAAGCCAAACGACCTATTAGTACTGGTCAGCTAAAGGGCTCTCACCCATTACACACCCAGCCTATCAAACATGTAGTCTTCATGAGGTCTTCAGGGAAAGTTAATCTTGGAGTTGGCTTCCCGCTTAGATGCTTTCAGCGGTTATCACATCCGAACATAGCTACCGGGCGATGCTCTTGGCAGAACAACCCGTACACCAGTGGTTCGTTCAACCCGGTCCTCTCGTACTAGGGTTAACTCTCCTCAACTTTCCTACGCCCACGGCAGATAGGGACCGAACTGTCTCACGACGTTCTGAACCCAGCTCGCGTACCGCTTTAAATGGCGAACAGCCATACCCTTGGGACCTGCTCCAGCCCCAGGATGCGATGAGCCGACATCGAGGTGCCAAACCTCCCCGTCGATGTGAGCTCTTGGGGGAGATCAGCCTGTTATCCCCGGGGTACCTTTTATCCTTTGAGCGATGGCCCTTCCACACAGAACCACCGGATCACTATGACCGACTTTCGTCTCTGCTCGACGTGTATGTCTCACAGTCAAGCTGGCTTGTACCATTATACTCTGCGAACGATTTCCAACCGTTCTGAGCCAACCTTTGTAAGCCTCCGTTACTTTTTAGGAGGCGACCGCCCCAGTCAAACTACCCACCAGACATTGTCCTGAACATAGATAATATGTCCCAGTTAGCTATCAGAATAAAGAAGAGTGGTATCTCAACAATGGCTCAAGTACAACTGGCGTCATACTCTCAAAGCCTCCCACCTATCCTGCACATCTTTATCCCAACAGCAGTGTCAAGCTATAGTAAAGGTCCACGGGGTCTTTCCGTCTTGCCGCGGGTAGGAGGAATTTTCACCTCCACTACAATTTCACTGGATTCCTGGTCGAGACAGCTCCCATCTCGTTACGCCATTCATGCAGGTCGATATTTAATCGACAAGGAATTTCGCTACCTTAGGACCGTTATAGTTACGGCCGCCGTTTACTGGGGCTTCGATCAATGGCTTCGCTTGCGCTAACCACATCAATTAACCTTCCAGCACCGGGCAGGCGTCACACCCTATACATCCTCTTACGAGTTAGCAGAGTGCTGTGTTTTTGGTAAACAGTCGGGAGGGACTCTTTGTTGCAACCTTTTCCGCTTTTTGGAGCAAGTCCATATACAGAAGGAGGCACACCTTATACCGAAGATACGGTGCTATTTTGCAGAGTTCCTTAACCAGGTTTCTTCCACGCGCCTTAGAATACTCATCTCACCCACCTGTGTCGGTTTACGGTACGAGCAATTACAGATATACTTAGAAACTTTTCTTGGCTCGACGGCATCAACGATTCACCATCCACTCCGAAGAGCATCAAGTGCCTGTCAGGTCTCGAATAAAGAAATACGGATTTGCCTGTATCTCAATCTACACCCTTCGAACAACTATTCCATCAGTTGCCTCGTTTAGCCCTAAGCGTCCTTCCATCGCGCTCTATAATTGGTGTTGGAATATTAACCAACTTTCCATCGTCTACCCCTTTCGGA from Sulfurospirillum diekertiae includes:
- a CDS encoding DUF6781 family protein; protein product: MESTYTIFLATLKENKEHADLYKLISELTFELSRKKIQRLKDEVNINNRIGELFELYCKALHDEGLKTSRAISSVIDGLLKATTHEKEAFLYKSIYEKEQLEKSIYTQKQQIRATLADTFNTIEAHIVSIQPETQQNALTAVHDTKLRGIEMLGILKETTAEALLTTLEKGSDIADTIHEITKNLTFQTIHEGDFTKQRMINISSTIIGASIEIADEDLGHAKDILDGSINGVREGITKAIEKFKNDLKYAPTDAMEGLLETDLSELRKDLVRIDEQFIALLEVLASQSEGISASLVKEMIKEMTSSTVKIKRAANDAKEVIGERIEQLKAEASVFEKTFKDKAEKKLESLKKDVNELEKKASAKVESFKQFEFENDTAKQVAQEAKKLGFRAWEVAKNMMDGAVKGAKEAMKKEDK
- a CDS encoding DUF3862 domain-containing protein, producing the protein MRYIMMTLVLLVFIGCSKLSKENYDKIQVGMSYTQVTDILGKATKCDSLAGMSDCTWGDEKQYIKVKMVADKVMFMHSQGIE
- a CDS encoding DUF4405 domain-containing protein — encoded protein: MNVIPRNILSALLTVMFVVVSITGVMMYFKIRMLSSEALHIWLGFAFVAISCVHLLKNWNGFITYFKKRSTLVSIFFGFFIIAVFIITPLLNPQEKGINPKSKIIGTMMNAPLSKVATFVDLDEAMMVKVLADKQIIASSKQSVSEIAKANGKTNDDILNIVFTAPNVPE
- a CDS encoding DUF3373 family protein, whose amino-acid sequence is MKKFIAPLLIGAALSSSAFAADDSLKQEVEALKAQMAELKDAQSKINVDALRAQVSEIKAHDAGDNIKWNVDFRTAYDYVDYKIQGADKQDNGVWTNKLILGMGAQPADNLVFKGSLAAYKAFGQTNISSTSYFQTFDWYDSQKPNDSNIRLREAYFLYTGDMGDVHYSASFGRRPSVDGFLANLRNDNENPASPISHNINMEFDGASFKFDFDKVTGISGLYAKLCLGRGFSNTTGAYSMNMSSMGFNPGYVNDDQTPNMDLAGLIVQFFDNGQYKLMGNYLVAKNMMDMNVQGIAMTPVYTSSGLTYVQKPYFNFADVGDMTGGTLSLQVNGIGDGISDFLDDSIFFLSYAFSKTDPNNNQLGAISSSGLVSMAGMLGSSDKEFGSSIYTGVQVPGIMKGQRLGLEYNHGSKYWRSFTYGEDTLAGSKLAARGNAYELYYIMPVVGKNLTAQLSYVYIDYAYTGSDTFFGWTGTPMDVDSTPGAVKTAQDLRLSLRYRY